In Gammaproteobacteria bacterium, a single genomic region encodes these proteins:
- a CDS encoding CPXCG motif-containing cysteine-rich protein, which translates to MQHLQTKRSHCPYCGESIELVIDTSIETQEYIEDCEVCCQPMIVGIQIDADEFITLQVRSENE; encoded by the coding sequence ATGCAACATTTACAGACTAAAAGGTCACATTGCCCGTATTGCGGGGAATCCATTGAACTTGTGATTGATACAAGTATTGAGACGCAAGAATATATTGAAGACTGTGAGGTGTGTTGTCAGCCGATGATTGTAGGCATACAGATTGACGCTGATGAATTTATTACACTTCAGGTTCGCAGTGAGAATGAATGA